In Candidatus Gastranaerophilales bacterium, a single window of DNA contains:
- a CDS encoding sugar phosphate nucleotidyltransferase, which produces MIQSISAYSTSASASKLQRKANDVAKNPVTQSQTIINSPKANMAIRQNALANISFGSAASLGAVVEDFQAYIPNIFDVEKSDSLESTGMGGQNKGLQIDAETNPEEAIRNYIITQEGSDKSSIKISKSMLNDNLPQVRLKTGKFAPVAEIVDKEIGIKIQVLPGANVENENGFSIINAGKAKTGSDSKNISFQGRGDSQVVVFNKEDRVYDASESYRKSGVHSNVERGDAIDLVQNDRPTFMVLAGGYGTRLFDYADCKPAAKLPTDPNYTLMCNALDQMAKSGYLDNSQEDAFEYLSGKGTLKGDNVKQNLQETNLGDGGCIAKALALDTTKTDAPLIILNADTITNADITRAYEAYKKNADAAILIPYYEAAESRAKDFGLMQAVPRDNGTLEIKSFVEKPKTLEAAAPAKVQGKDKYMANPGIYIIGPQALSKLKNMGVELMQSPKELGLAKNFITPLVEACQKGEFKDENGEPMKCYTSLLEKKGGGAAFWDDLGKDVTIPETFRLMAKETSTHGADSPENLFYGLPKFMLNDAVDNVDQDSGVTFMNKSAREKLAQFEEKYGATTLNGNCIVYDNAD; this is translated from the coding sequence ATGATTCAAAGTATTAGTGCTTATTCAACTTCAGCGTCCGCTTCTAAGCTTCAAAGAAAAGCTAATGATGTGGCTAAAAACCCTGTCACGCAATCTCAAACAATTATTAATTCGCCAAAAGCTAATATGGCAATAAGACAAAATGCCCTTGCTAATATCAGCTTCGGTAGTGCTGCTTCTCTTGGTGCAGTAGTTGAGGATTTCCAAGCTTATATCCCAAATATCTTTGATGTCGAAAAATCTGATTCGCTTGAATCTACAGGCATGGGCGGGCAAAATAAAGGGCTTCAAATCGATGCGGAAACTAATCCTGAAGAAGCTATTCGCAACTATATAATTACACAAGAAGGTTCTGATAAGTCATCTATTAAAATTTCAAAATCTATGCTCAACGACAATTTACCTCAAGTTAGATTGAAAACAGGTAAATTTGCTCCCGTTGCTGAAATCGTTGACAAAGAAATTGGCATAAAAATTCAAGTTCTGCCGGGGGCAAACGTCGAAAATGAAAATGGATTTTCTATAATTAATGCAGGTAAAGCAAAAACAGGTTCTGATTCTAAAAATATTTCGTTCCAAGGGCGTGGAGATTCTCAAGTCGTTGTTTTTAACAAAGAAGATAGAGTCTATGATGCTTCTGAATCTTACAGAAAAAGTGGAGTTCACTCAAATGTAGAACGAGGTGATGCGATTGACCTTGTTCAAAATGACCGTCCTACTTTTATGGTCTTGGCAGGCGGTTATGGTACAAGATTGTTTGACTACGCTGATTGCAAGCCTGCAGCTAAGCTCCCGACCGACCCTAATTATACACTAATGTGTAATGCTTTAGACCAAATGGCAAAATCAGGCTACTTAGATAATTCTCAAGAAGATGCTTTTGAGTATCTGTCCGGTAAAGGCACACTAAAAGGTGACAATGTTAAACAAAATTTGCAAGAAACTAACCTCGGAGATGGTGGCTGTATCGCAAAGGCATTAGCTTTAGACACTACAAAAACAGATGCCCCTTTGATTATTCTCAACGCAGACACTATTACCAACGCTGATATAACAAGGGCTTACGAGGCTTACAAGAAAAATGCCGATGCCGCTATCTTGATTCCTTACTATGAAGCTGCTGAGTCAAGAGCTAAAGACTTCGGGCTTATGCAAGCTGTTCCTCGTGATAACGGCACCTTGGAGATAAAATCCTTTGTCGAAAAACCAAAAACTTTAGAAGCCGCAGCTCCAGCCAAAGTTCAAGGAAAAGACAAATATATGGCAAACCCCGGTATTTATATCATCGGGCCTCAAGCACTTTCTAAATTGAAAAATATGGGTGTGGAGCTTATGCAATCACCTAAAGAACTCGGTTTGGCTAAAAACTTTATTACACCGCTCGTTGAAGCTTGTCAAAAAGGTGAATTTAAGGACGAAAATGGCGAACCTATGAAATGCTATACTTCACTTCTTGAAAAGAAAGGGGGAGGGGCTGCTTTCTGGGACGACCTCGGCAAAGATGTTACTATCCCTGAAACTTTCAGATTGATGGCTAAAGAAACATCAACTCACGGTGCTGATTCTCCTGAAAATTTATTCTACGGCTTGCCAAAATTTATGTTAAATGATGCTGTCGACAACGTTGACCAAGATTCAGGCGTTACGTTTATGAATAAATCTGCTCGTGAAAAATTGGCTCAATTTGAAGAAAAATACGGAGCTACTACCCTAAACGGAAATTGCATTGTTTATGACAATGCTGATTAA